The Desulfoscipio gibsoniae DSM 7213 genome contains a region encoding:
- a CDS encoding AmiS/UreI family transporter, whose product MGAIILLLAAFIFLVDAAFMLGKVKPQGAATVNAVVGFVMLVAAIFLASSAKDSVSLITSGLAMAFCIFYLILAWDLFGDYDLAGLGWYCLGAGVYVALASYFYFTAGDVRFGIFAISWAVLFLAAFGSLALQKAWGKFIGWLLAVESIVTLLIPAFLMFIGKW is encoded by the coding sequence ATGGGAGCAATAATTCTGTTACTGGCAGCTTTTATTTTTTTGGTTGATGCAGCTTTTATGCTTGGTAAAGTAAAGCCACAAGGTGCAGCTACGGTAAATGCCGTCGTTGGCTTTGTAATGCTTGTAGCAGCTATTTTTTTAGCCTCTTCAGCAAAAGATTCAGTAAGTCTGATTACATCGGGTTTAGCGATGGCTTTTTGTATATTCTATCTAATTTTGGCATGGGATTTATTCGGGGATTATGACCTAGCTGGATTGGGATGGTATTGTCTGGGTGCAGGGGTATATGTAGCACTGGCATCTTACTTTTACTTTACTGCTGGGGATGTGAGATTCGGAATATTTGCTATTTCATGGGCCGTGTTATTTCTTGCAGCCTTTGGGAGTCTGGCACTGCAAAAAGCGTGGGGTAAATTTATTGGATGGTTGTTAGCTGTTGAATCGATAGTTACCCTTTTGATTCCAGCTTTTCTTATGTTTATCGGTAAATGGTAG
- a CDS encoding aminotransferase class III-fold pyridoxal phosphate-dependent enzyme, with translation MPSFEKIEVRLLLINLLTKMMFCLWQTRLSAVLAGQAAAAIANLDIVENENIPDQARVKGELLREKIRALDLPAIGEVRGIGMINGVQLVKNRETREKFEANAGFAKRVSYLGWENGLILRPLIDDGLQISPSVVITEKQFDELVAKLGASIDQAYQEYCSK, from the coding sequence ATGCCATCTTTTGAAAAAATCGAAGTCAGGCTCTTACTTATCAACTTATTGACTAAAATGATGTTCTGCTTATGGCAGACGAGGTTATCTGCGGTTTTGGCCGGACAGGCAGCTGCTGCCATTGCTAATTTAGACATCGTGGAAAATGAAAATATCCCTGACCAAGCCCGGGTTAAAGGGGAACTACTCAGGGAGAAGATCAGGGCCCTTGACTTGCCCGCCATTGGCGAGGTAAGGGGTATAGGGATGATTAACGGGGTTCAATTAGTTAAGAATCGTGAAACAAGGGAAAAATTCGAGGCTAATGCAGGCTTTGCCAAGCGCGTATCTTATCTTGGGTGGGAAAACGGATTGATTTTAAGGCCCCTCATTGACGATGGCCTGCAGATATCGCCGTCTGTGGTCATTACGGAAAAACAATTTGATGAGCTTGTTGCTAAATTAGGTGCTTCCATAGATCAAGCTTACCAGGAATACTGCAGTAAGTAA
- a CDS encoding aminotransferase class V-fold PLP-dependent enzyme, with amino-acid sequence MDNKLIYLDNAATSFPKPRKVIDRMVETYTRLGVSPGRGSYDLSMEAADLVFQTRQKLARFFGAPDPERVIFAANATDALNLAILGLVRPGDHVITTRLEHNSVLRPLFHLAKQSGIEYDLVGFDEHGYINLDEIASTIRSNTRLVICNHASNVLGTVQPVSDIARACVEREIPLLIDAAQSAGYVPIDMSKWNVNAIAFTGHKALLGPSGIGGLVLSPHLEIKSTRFGGTGIDSRTLIHTQTFPHRLEAGTLNLLGVFGLLAGLDYLENEDMERGHQKEMAMIKRLYEGLSLISRVVIHSPMLTEQDVPVLTCSVKGLSSEDVGAIMDGDYGIAVRTGLHCAPLVHVDLGTDTNGAIRFSLGRFNTNEDIDRALEAMDAISSGR; translated from the coding sequence ATGGACAATAAATTAATTTATTTGGACAATGCGGCGACATCATTCCCCAAACCCCGGAAAGTAATCGACCGGATGGTTGAGACCTATACCCGGCTGGGTGTTTCACCCGGTCGGGGCAGCTATGATCTGTCAATGGAAGCTGCTGATCTTGTTTTTCAAACCAGACAGAAGTTAGCCCGTTTTTTTGGGGCTCCCGACCCGGAACGGGTTATTTTCGCGGCTAACGCAACAGATGCCCTGAACCTGGCAATTTTGGGCCTTGTTAGACCCGGTGATCATGTAATAACCACGCGGCTGGAGCACAATTCGGTGCTCCGGCCATTATTCCACCTGGCTAAGCAAAGCGGGATAGAGTATGATCTGGTTGGTTTTGATGAGCACGGATATATTAACCTGGACGAAATAGCAAGTACTATACGGTCCAACACCAGGCTGGTAATCTGCAATCACGCATCCAATGTTTTGGGGACCGTACAGCCTGTGTCCGATATAGCCCGTGCATGTGTCGAACGTGAGATTCCACTGTTAATAGATGCTGCTCAGAGCGCGGGATACGTCCCCATTGATATGAGCAAATGGAACGTAAATGCTATAGCTTTTACCGGTCATAAGGCTCTTTTGGGACCGAGCGGAATCGGCGGCCTGGTTCTTTCTCCCCATCTGGAAATCAAATCTACCCGGTTTGGTGGAACAGGCATTGACTCGCGCACTCTCATTCACACCCAGACGTTTCCTCACAGGCTTGAAGCCGGTACGCTTAATCTCCTTGGCGTTTTCGGCCTTTTAGCCGGTCTTGACTACCTGGAAAATGAAGATATGGAACGAGGTCATCAAAAGGAGATGGCCATGATCAAACGATTGTATGAAGGTCTGAGTTTAATTTCCAGGGTGGTAATTCACAGTCCGATGCTTACGGAGCAGGATGTGCCGGTACTCACTTGTTCGGTAAAGGGGTTATCATCCGAGGATGTGGGGGCTATTATGGATGGTGATTATGGGATCGCGGTCAGAACCGGGTTGCATTGTGCACCTCTGGTACACGTAGATCTGGGGACGGACACTAATGGAGCCATACGTTTCAGTTTGGGCCGGTTCAATACAAACGAAGATATAGATCGTGCGTTAGAGGCAATGGATGCTATATCGTCAGGCCGATAA
- a CDS encoding TusE/DsrC/DsvC family sulfur relay protein, with the protein MAEDKSTPAGNSSRPAGTGRKYRLVAGHKLLFDEEDFLWHPGDWREDIAEALARECSLEKLNDEHWKVIRFLRDFYFQNGRAPLNRQLAKGTEMSMLTIEALFPGGI; encoded by the coding sequence GTGGCTGAAGATAAAAGCACACCAGCGGGCAATTCCAGCCGGCCTGCCGGAACCGGTCGTAAATATCGTTTAGTTGCCGGACATAAATTACTGTTTGACGAAGAAGACTTCTTGTGGCATCCCGGCGACTGGCGTGAAGATATCGCCGAGGCCCTGGCCCGTGAGTGCAGCCTTGAAAAGCTCAATGACGAACACTGGAAAGTGATCAGGTTTCTGCGCGATTTCTATTTCCAAAACGGCCGGGCGCCGTTAAACCGCCAGTTGGCGAAGGGTACGGAAATGAGTATGCTGACCATAGAGGCGCTTTTCCCCGGCGGGATTTAA
- a CDS encoding molybdopterin-dependent oxidoreductase yields MKVKLKVNGRLQQVVADKSLTLLDLLRDEFKLTGAKQSCDKAGQCGACTVIVNGKAVRSCLLKVAKLDGAEVITVEGLGTPDNPHLIQEAMVLAGAVQCGFCTPGIIMSAKALLDVNPDPGTEEIKKALRHNLCRCTGYTKIIDAVKLAGRFIRNEISPEDIRPDPDGPKYGVSHPRPSGLAKACGTAQFTADIIVPGALELATVRSPHPHALIKKIDFAAAEQMPGVIGVMTAKDIKGTNRLKYTVADRPVLCEDKVRYIGDPVAVIAAVTRQQAVEAAKAVQVEYEPLPVLGSPEEAMAEGAIQLHDDRPNLCFIQPQIKGDAQKALAESPTVIETHLTTQINHQAPLEPEACVSYLEGEGEDAQLVVIGRSIVIHKHLSMLQDALGWENMRYEEAYTGGQFGLKLEISSEGIAAGAALHFKRPVRYIPGLAESMLMTPKRHPFDMKVKLGADSEGRITAYDINIIVDNGAYHSNGDVIINRATQMLSGAYNIPNVHAVSKLVYTNNPWGSAARGAGPPQANFALECAVNMLADKLGKDPLEMRILNSLQPGQSKSTGSVVEQWPFPELCEAMRPHYKRSLLETREYKSGVIRRGVGLGAGAFGIGGPGDQAIVAIELDPDDGVTIYAAVADPGEGNDSMLTQLAADGLGLPLDKIHLMTKDSDQTTATGPAAGSRMTYMVGGALVNAAQQLKQAMKDAGATTYRELKEAGRPARYTGTRTTLEAGPLDPETGQGPSFESVVHALQMAEVEVNTETGEVKVLKMTTAVDSGPVINPLNFEGQLEGGADMGAGFALREQYIAGQTKDWVTFKFPSIKTAFEMESIIRETPRLRGTGKGSTGVGEMTMVPTAPAIISAIKDAIGVWICNLPATPDKIKAALQQRG; encoded by the coding sequence ATGAAAGTAAAGCTTAAAGTTAACGGAAGATTACAGCAGGTGGTGGCCGATAAGAGCTTAACACTACTTGATCTGCTCCGGGATGAGTTTAAATTGACCGGGGCTAAACAATCATGCGACAAGGCAGGCCAATGCGGCGCTTGCACGGTCATAGTCAACGGCAAAGCGGTTAGATCCTGTTTACTAAAAGTAGCCAAATTGGACGGTGCCGAGGTAATCACTGTTGAGGGCCTGGGCACACCGGATAACCCGCATCTGATTCAGGAAGCTATGGTGCTGGCAGGGGCCGTTCAGTGTGGTTTCTGTACGCCCGGTATAATCATGTCCGCCAAGGCGTTACTGGACGTTAATCCCGATCCAGGCACGGAAGAGATCAAAAAAGCCCTGCGCCATAATCTGTGCCGTTGTACAGGTTACACCAAAATCATCGATGCGGTTAAACTGGCCGGCCGGTTTATCCGCAATGAGATTTCACCTGAAGATATCCGTCCTGATCCCGACGGCCCCAAGTATGGTGTTTCCCACCCCCGCCCCTCGGGATTGGCTAAAGCCTGCGGCACGGCGCAATTTACGGCGGACATAATCGTTCCCGGCGCCTTGGAGCTGGCGACTGTGCGCAGCCCGCACCCTCACGCTTTAATTAAGAAAATAGACTTTGCAGCCGCTGAGCAAATGCCGGGTGTGATAGGCGTTATGACGGCGAAGGATATTAAGGGTACCAACCGCTTGAAATACACTGTTGCCGACCGTCCTGTTCTTTGCGAAGATAAAGTTCGCTATATAGGTGACCCCGTGGCGGTTATCGCGGCGGTAACCCGGCAGCAGGCGGTAGAGGCGGCCAAAGCGGTGCAAGTGGAGTATGAACCGCTGCCGGTTTTGGGCTCGCCGGAAGAGGCGATGGCCGAAGGCGCAATACAGCTGCATGACGACAGGCCCAACCTGTGTTTTATCCAACCCCAGATCAAGGGTGATGCGCAAAAAGCTCTGGCTGAGTCGCCAACAGTAATTGAGACTCACTTAACCACTCAGATCAACCACCAGGCTCCCCTCGAGCCGGAAGCCTGCGTTTCCTATCTTGAAGGCGAGGGTGAGGATGCCCAGCTTGTGGTCATCGGGCGAAGTATCGTCATCCACAAGCATCTGAGTATGCTTCAAGATGCCCTTGGCTGGGAGAATATGCGCTACGAGGAAGCCTACACGGGCGGGCAGTTCGGCCTGAAATTAGAAATCTCATCCGAAGGCATTGCCGCGGGGGCTGCACTTCACTTTAAGCGACCGGTTCGTTACATCCCCGGTCTGGCCGAGTCAATGCTAATGACGCCGAAACGCCATCCCTTCGATATGAAGGTGAAGCTCGGCGCAGACAGCGAAGGGCGCATTACCGCTTACGACATTAACATAATAGTGGACAACGGCGCCTATCACTCCAACGGTGATGTTATAATCAACCGGGCCACGCAAATGCTATCGGGTGCGTACAATATACCCAATGTTCACGCCGTCAGCAAACTGGTTTACACCAACAATCCCTGGGGATCAGCCGCGCGGGGGGCCGGCCCGCCGCAAGCTAATTTCGCTCTTGAATGTGCTGTTAACATGCTGGCGGATAAATTGGGAAAAGACCCGTTGGAAATGCGGATACTCAACTCACTGCAGCCCGGGCAGTCCAAATCCACCGGCAGTGTGGTGGAGCAGTGGCCGTTCCCCGAACTCTGTGAAGCCATGCGCCCTCACTATAAACGTAGTCTCCTTGAAACCCGGGAGTATAAAAGCGGAGTGATCCGGCGCGGTGTCGGACTGGGGGCCGGCGCATTTGGTATCGGAGGACCCGGTGATCAAGCTATTGTTGCCATAGAACTTGATCCCGACGATGGAGTGACCATCTACGCGGCTGTTGCCGACCCCGGCGAGGGCAACGATTCAATGCTTACCCAGTTAGCTGCCGACGGCCTGGGACTGCCTCTGGACAAAATTCACCTGATGACCAAGGATTCGGACCAGACTACCGCTACCGGACCAGCTGCCGGCAGCCGTATGACTTACATGGTGGGAGGGGCTTTGGTCAACGCCGCCCAGCAGCTAAAGCAGGCTATGAAAGATGCCGGGGCGACCACGTACCGGGAACTAAAAGAAGCCGGCCGCCCGGCCCGGTATACCGGAACCAGGACCACACTCGAAGCCGGGCCGCTGGACCCTGAGACCGGTCAGGGACCGTCCTTTGAATCTGTGGTGCATGCGCTGCAAATGGCCGAAGTGGAGGTAAATACCGAAACAGGCGAGGTTAAGGTGCTCAAAATGACCACTGCGGTTGACAGCGGACCGGTGATCAACCCGCTAAACTTCGAGGGGCAGCTGGAAGGCGGGGCGGATATGGGTGCCGGTTTTGCACTGCGCGAGCAATATATCGCAGGCCAGACCAAAGATTGGGTAACGTTCAAGTTCCCCAGTATTAAAACCGCCTTTGAAATGGAATCGATCATAAGGGAAACACCAAGGTTGCGGGGTACCGGTAAGGGCTCTACAGGAGTTGGCGAGATGACTATGGTACCGACCGCTCCGGCGATCATTAGTGCGATTAAGGACGCTATCGGAGTTTGGATCTGCAATTTACCGGCAACGCCGGATAAAATAAAGGCGGCTTTGCAGCAGCGTGGCTGA
- the gabT gene encoding 4-aminobutyrate--2-oxoglutarate transaminase, protein MGRNEELLARKNSLVARGISNSTNIFVKEARGATIIDVEGNEYIDFYAGIGTLNAGHCPPPVVAAIKEQAEKLLHTCFMVTMYEPYLDLAEKLIEISPGSYEKRAMFVNSGAECVENAVKIARFHTKRTGVISFECAFHGRTLMTMSLTSKVRPYKFGFGPYAPEIYKIPSAYCYRCYYRSTYPGCGMHCLEQFDRMFAAEVVPENVAAIIIEPIQGEGGFIVPPPEFLPGLRKICDKHGIVLIADEVQTGFGRTGKMFACEHWGLEPDLMTMAKSIASGMPLSGVVGKAEIMNAPDPGHIGGTYGGNPVSCAAALATIDYMQQEKLVERAREIGEKTRARMLEMKEKYPVIGDVRGLGAMNAMELVKNSETKEPAKDEAAAVSKYCMKNGVIVIGAGIFSNVIRTLVPLAITDEQLDRGLDVLEQAVAKCQG, encoded by the coding sequence ATGGGAAGAAATGAAGAGCTTCTGGCAAGAAAAAACAGCCTGGTGGCCCGTGGTATCTCCAATTCTACCAATATTTTTGTTAAGGAGGCCAGGGGAGCGACCATAATTGACGTGGAAGGCAACGAATATATTGACTTTTACGCCGGTATCGGCACTCTCAATGCCGGGCACTGCCCCCCACCCGTAGTTGCTGCTATTAAGGAGCAGGCGGAAAAACTACTGCATACATGTTTTATGGTTACCATGTACGAGCCATATCTTGATCTGGCAGAAAAGCTAATTGAAATCTCACCGGGTAGTTATGAAAAAAGAGCTATGTTTGTCAACAGTGGTGCCGAGTGCGTGGAAAACGCCGTAAAAATTGCCAGGTTCCATACCAAAAGGACCGGTGTAATCTCTTTTGAATGCGCGTTTCACGGTCGCACCTTAATGACCATGAGCCTTACCAGTAAAGTTAGACCTTACAAATTCGGGTTTGGTCCTTACGCTCCCGAGATTTATAAAATCCCCTCTGCTTATTGCTACCGCTGCTACTACAGGTCGACTTATCCCGGCTGCGGCATGCACTGCTTGGAGCAATTCGACAGAATGTTTGCCGCCGAAGTTGTTCCCGAGAACGTTGCAGCAATAATTATCGAACCTATTCAGGGTGAGGGCGGCTTCATCGTTCCGCCACCGGAATTCCTGCCGGGTCTGAGGAAAATCTGCGATAAGCACGGTATTGTTCTGATCGCTGACGAAGTTCAAACAGGTTTTGGCCGGACCGGTAAGATGTTCGCCTGCGAGCACTGGGGACTCGAACCCGATCTGATGACCATGGCCAAATCGATTGCCTCAGGTATGCCCCTCAGCGGTGTTGTAGGTAAGGCCGAAATTATGAACGCTCCCGATCCGGGACATATCGGCGGTACTTATGGTGGCAACCCGGTATCCTGCGCAGCCGCGTTGGCCACCATTGACTACATGCAGCAGGAAAAACTGGTGGAACGTGCCCGGGAGATTGGTGAAAAAACGCGCGCCCGCATGCTCGAAATGAAGGAGAAATATCCGGTCATCGGTGATGTTCGCGGACTGGGTGCCATGAATGCCATGGAACTGGTCAAGAACAGTGAAACCAAGGAACCGGCCAAGGACGAGGCGGCTGCCGTCTCTAAATATTGTATGAAAAACGGTGTCATTGTTATCGGAGCGGGCATTTTCAGCAACGTCATCAGAACGCTGGTCCCGCTTGCCATTACCGATGAGCAGCTTGACCGGGGATTGGATGTCCTGGAGCAGGCCGTTGCCAAATGCCAAGGTTAA
- a CDS encoding cobalamin B12-binding domain-containing protein has translation MSQELIKEAIDSILDYNREAATEVAKKAVEAGVDPVTMLNEGFSVGIREVGERFGTGEVFLPQLILAAETMKAATGILEEAIAEKGGSTKKGTFLIATVEGDAHDIGKGIVVSLLKTQGIEVIDLGRDVSTDKIIEKALEVNADIIGTSALLTTTIMAQKKLEDELRARNLRDRFKTMVGGAPVTQRWAEKIGADAYAEDAADAVEKALELLALK, from the coding sequence TTGAGTCAGGAATTAATAAAAGAAGCGATAGATTCTATATTAGATTATAACCGTGAAGCTGCAACCGAAGTTGCTAAAAAGGCAGTTGAAGCCGGGGTGGATCCTGTAACAATGCTAAACGAAGGCTTTAGCGTTGGAATAAGGGAAGTGGGTGAGCGTTTCGGAACAGGTGAGGTTTTTCTTCCCCAGTTAATACTGGCTGCCGAAACTATGAAGGCTGCAACGGGAATATTGGAAGAGGCTATTGCTGAAAAAGGCGGGTCCACCAAAAAAGGCACCTTTTTAATAGCGACAGTTGAAGGAGATGCCCATGATATTGGAAAAGGCATCGTTGTTTCCCTCCTAAAAACCCAGGGCATCGAGGTTATTGATCTTGGGCGGGATGTTTCAACTGATAAAATCATAGAAAAGGCTCTGGAAGTAAATGCCGATATTATCGGCACCAGTGCTTTACTAACTACCACCATTATGGCCCAGAAGAAACTGGAAGACGAGCTGCGGGCCCGTAATCTTAGAGATAGGTTTAAAACAATGGTTGGCGGTGCGCCCGTTACCCAGCGTTGGGCAGAAAAAATCGGCGCAGATGCGTATGCAGAAGATGCCGCTGACGCCGTTGAAAAGGCTCTGGAACTTTTAGCGTTGAAGTAA
- a CDS encoding sigma-54 interaction domain-containing protein has translation MRLEDGLENVCNGILMVDASGAITYINSAARGYLNLKNKSWAGLMVSDVLPRFNFNLKNSDQEQKNQVLEVAGKTLILCSKIVFRDTDPAGLVITLSDIRELEGIIEELGSVKSLYQELKAIFDDAGRITRVVCNSRDITELTNLQQQLEDARKLVQTYREEIAQLRNASLPRDVIVAESQLMKQILETAERVAQADSTVLVEDESGVGKGLLALRIHRASRRAKGPFIVINCGAIPENLIESELFGYSAEALTGAYQEGKKGLIEMAHGGTVFLDEISELPLPLQVKILHVIQDKKIMPVGSSDYKEVNIRIIAATNKDLYKLIDEKLFREGLYYILNVVPIVIPPLRHRREDITYLINHFVRKFNEQLSTRKSINTEVMNTLIAYDWPGNIRELENLVERLMITSIGNIITAIDLPEHLNRADDSSGKNKVMVVDLCPMKDAIEQIETQLLEKAHSKYRNTYRMAEALGINQSTVVRKMKKYLVKE, from the coding sequence ATGAGGCTGGAGGACGGGTTGGAGAACGTTTGTAACGGAATTCTGATGGTGGACGCTTCCGGTGCAATCACCTACATTAACTCTGCAGCCAGAGGGTACCTGAACTTAAAAAACAAGTCGTGGGCGGGTCTCATGGTTTCCGATGTCCTGCCCAGGTTTAATTTTAACCTAAAAAACAGTGATCAGGAGCAAAAAAATCAGGTCTTGGAAGTTGCGGGAAAAACATTAATTTTGTGTTCCAAGATAGTTTTTCGTGATACAGACCCTGCTGGTTTAGTAATTACCTTAAGTGATATCAGGGAACTGGAAGGGATCATTGAGGAATTAGGCTCAGTAAAAAGCCTGTACCAGGAATTAAAAGCAATATTTGATGATGCGGGACGTATTACAAGGGTTGTTTGTAATTCCAGAGATATCACGGAATTAACGAACCTGCAGCAGCAACTGGAGGATGCCCGGAAATTGGTTCAAACTTACCGTGAAGAAATTGCCCAGCTTAGAAATGCCAGCTTGCCGCGTGATGTAATTGTTGCCGAAAGCCAGTTGATGAAGCAAATTCTTGAAACTGCCGAAAGAGTTGCCCAGGCTGATTCCACCGTCTTGGTGGAGGATGAGTCCGGGGTTGGTAAGGGTCTGCTAGCTTTAAGAATTCACCGCGCCAGCAGGAGAGCCAAAGGCCCCTTTATTGTGATCAACTGTGGGGCCATTCCGGAAAATCTGATTGAATCAGAACTGTTTGGATATTCCGCGGAGGCATTAACCGGTGCCTATCAGGAAGGTAAAAAAGGACTCATTGAAATGGCGCATGGCGGTACTGTTTTTTTGGATGAAATTTCCGAGCTTCCGCTGCCTTTGCAGGTAAAAATATTGCATGTAATTCAAGATAAAAAAATCATGCCGGTGGGATCCTCCGATTATAAAGAGGTAAATATTAGAATTATCGCCGCAACCAATAAAGATCTGTATAAACTGATTGATGAAAAATTGTTTCGGGAAGGTCTGTATTACATACTAAACGTAGTACCCATAGTTATTCCTCCTCTAAGACACCGTAGAGAGGATATTACCTATTTAATTAATCATTTTGTAAGAAAGTTTAATGAGCAGCTGAGTACCAGGAAATCGATAAATACGGAAGTTATGAATACCCTTATAGCATATGATTGGCCGGGCAATATCCGGGAGCTTGAAAATTTAGTTGAGAGATTAATGATAACTTCTATCGGAAATATTATTACCGCTATAGACCTACCCGAACATCTTAATCGGGCTGACGACAGTTCGGGTAAAAACAAGGTTATGGTTGTCGACCTTTGTCCCATGAAGGATGCCATAGAGCAAATTGAAACTCAGCTATTGGAAAAAGCGCACAGTAAGTATAGGAACACTTATCGTATGGCTGAGGCTTTAGGAATCAATCAATCAACAGTGGTACGCAAAATGAAAAAATATCTCGTTAAGGAATGA
- a CDS encoding BBE domain-containing protein: MKNWPKAYYGGNFDRLTRLKDKYDTRNVFLITRREFRLPEEIYDIDFSSLSISSTTFVLKFTGYFLRTLI; the protein is encoded by the coding sequence ATCAAGAACTGGCCCAAGGCTTACTACGGCGGTAACTTCGACCGGCTGACCCGGTTGAAGGACAAATACGACACGAGGAACGTTTTCTTAATTACCCGCAGAGAATTCCGCCTGCCTGAGGAGATTTATGATATAGATTTTTCCTCTCTAAGTATTTCCAGTACAACCTTTGTTTTAAAATTTACTGGATATTTTTTACGGACTCTCATTTAG
- a CDS encoding NAD(P)-dependent malic enzyme — protein MIDIPVFHDDQHGTAIVTLAGILNAIKVVGKKLSDIKVVLSGAGAAGVAIAKILLGAGIRNLIVCDRKGAIAKVNHYSIPAKQWLAEHTNEMCIKGKLNEVIYGADLFIGVSAPGLLQREDILKMAVKPVVFALANPEPEIEPEKIADIAAVIATGRSDYPNQVNNALAFPGIFRGVLDCHARTINNQMCLAAANALAGIITKEQLNAENIIPSIFNPNVASVVAEAVKREAKRTGVAREIQYETNNVK, from the coding sequence ATGATAGATATACCTGTTTTTCATGATGACCAGCATGGAACGGCTATTGTTACCCTGGCAGGCATATTAAATGCCATAAAAGTAGTCGGCAAAAAGTTAAGTGATATAAAAGTTGTCTTAAGTGGTGCCGGCGCCGCCGGGGTGGCAATAGCCAAAATTCTGCTTGGGGCAGGAATACGTAATCTAATTGTCTGTGATAGAAAAGGAGCTATTGCAAAGGTCAACCACTACAGCATACCTGCCAAGCAATGGCTGGCAGAGCATACGAATGAAATGTGTATAAAAGGGAAATTAAATGAAGTTATCTATGGGGCTGATTTATTTATAGGTGTATCTGCCCCAGGATTGTTGCAAAGGGAAGATATTTTAAAAATGGCTGTAAAGCCGGTTGTATTTGCCCTAGCCAATCCTGAACCTGAAATTGAGCCCGAAAAAATAGCAGATATTGCTGCAGTTATTGCCACCGGAAGGTCTGATTACCCTAATCAGGTTAATAATGCCCTGGCTTTTCCCGGAATTTTCAGGGGAGTACTTGACTGCCATGCCCGGACCATTAACAATCAAATGTGTTTGGCTGCAGCGAATGCATTGGCAGGTATTATTACAAAAGAACAACTTAATGCTGAAAACATCATTCCCTCAATTTTTAACCCGAATGTAGCTTCCGTTGTGGCAGAGGCGGTAAAAAGAGAAGCTAAACGAACCGGAGTAGCCAGAGAAATTCAATACGAAACTAACAATGTTAAGTAG